One window from the genome of Luteitalea sp. encodes:
- a CDS encoding glycosyltransferase translates to MSIRVLQIGCVWPSERAGGGDRVFADLAKYLPSSGIALEAVVAGQTARGGALVAKLASFGAETDGTRARWLGARRVIAERLEAGAVDLVASHFALYASAALGRLRRPPHVVHFHGPWAAESREEGDSRLSALAKWAIERAVYRSARCVIVLSEAFAAVVTRDYGVPSERIRVIPGAADLERFMVSESRSEARRALGWPSEGRLLLSVRRLVHRTGVDRLIDAMRRVRAAVPTVRLFIAGTGSLRPALEARVSALGLNDAVQFLGYVPDEMLPLAYRAADLNVIPTTALEGFGLTAVEALAAGTPSLVTPIGGLPEIITPLCAELVCRSADVDDIARGLTDALSGQVAVPSAAACRSFAVERFSAELMARRVAGVYQELCA, encoded by the coding sequence ATGTCCATTCGTGTGCTGCAAATCGGGTGCGTGTGGCCCTCGGAGCGAGCCGGGGGTGGGGACCGTGTCTTCGCGGATCTCGCGAAGTACCTGCCCTCGTCCGGCATCGCCCTGGAAGCGGTCGTGGCGGGCCAGACCGCGCGCGGGGGGGCGCTCGTGGCGAAGCTCGCGAGCTTCGGCGCCGAGACGGATGGCACGCGTGCGCGCTGGCTGGGCGCGCGGCGAGTCATTGCGGAACGCCTGGAGGCCGGTGCTGTGGATCTGGTCGCATCGCACTTTGCCCTCTATGCGTCAGCGGCCCTCGGCCGGCTGCGCCGGCCGCCGCACGTCGTCCATTTTCACGGCCCGTGGGCGGCCGAGTCTCGCGAAGAGGGCGACAGCCGGCTCTCAGCCCTGGCGAAGTGGGCCATCGAGCGCGCCGTCTATCGATCGGCCCGGTGTGTGATTGTTCTGTCCGAGGCGTTCGCCGCGGTCGTGACTCGGGACTACGGTGTGCCATCGGAACGCATTCGGGTCATCCCGGGTGCGGCCGATCTGGAGCGCTTCATGGTCAGCGAGAGTCGGAGCGAAGCCCGGCGTGCGCTGGGATGGCCGAGTGAAGGACGGCTGCTGCTCTCCGTGCGGCGCCTCGTGCATCGTACTGGTGTGGATCGGTTGATTGACGCGATGCGGCGTGTGCGAGCCGCGGTGCCGACCGTGCGGTTGTTCATCGCGGGCACGGGCAGTCTCCGACCTGCGCTCGAAGCGCGTGTCAGCGCTCTCGGCCTGAACGACGCCGTGCAATTCCTCGGATATGTCCCCGATGAGATGCTGCCTCTGGCCTACCGAGCGGCCGATCTCAATGTCATTCCGACGACGGCGCTCGAAGGGTTTGGGCTCACGGCCGTCGAAGCGCTCGCCGCCGGGACGCCGTCATTGGTCACGCCGATCGGCGGACTTCCGGAGATCATCACGCCGCTCTGCGCGGAGCTCGTCTGCCGGTCAGCGGACGTCGACGACATCGCGCGCGGGCTCACTGACGCGTTGTCGGGCCAGGTGGCGGTTCCGAGCGCCGCCGCGTGCCGGTCTTTTGCCGTCGAGCGATTCTCCGCCGAGCTGATGGCCCGCCGCGTGGCCGGTGTCTACCAGGAGCTCTGTGCGTGA